The window CTCTCTTGTTGCTTTATTTTCTTTGCACCATTATATTCCACCTGAATCCCTAGTTTATGTTAGtcatttatttgtgatgaatgtATGCAATATTAATGAGCCATGCTCATATGAGGAGGCAACACTTAACCCACTTTGGCAGGCTGCTATGGCTTAAGAGTTTGAGGCCCTGCATGTCAATCATACCTGGGATTTGGTTCCATTACCTCTAGGAAAGAAGGCCATTGGTTGTAGGTGGTTTTACAAGGTGGAAAACAAAGTATATGGGAGCATTTAAAGGTTCAAATCAAGACTAGTAGTCAAGGGGTACACACAACATGCTGGTGTGGACTATTCTGAAACTTTCTCACATGTTGTGAAGTTAAATACAGTTAGGGATCTCATTGCCACTACAGTAAAGAGGAAGTGGATCATTTCTCAACTTGATATCAATAACGTTACTCTATGGGGACTTGCATGAGGAAGTCTACATGGAAATTCCCCCAGGCCTTGAGGTTCCCACCCCAGGTGTTGTTTGTAGACTGAACAAATCTCTCTATGGGTTGAAGCAAGTTAGTAGGCAATGGTATGCCAAGCTAGCTGAGGCATTATACTCCAGAGACTATGTGCATTCCCTCCATGATTATTCCTTATTTtgcaagtctatgttgatgatgtgCTTATCATAGGGACAGACATGGAAAAGGTCAATCAGTTGAAAAGCTTCCTACATAACACTTTCAAAATCAAAGATCTGGGCAAATTACACTATTTTCTAGGCTTAGAGGTTCTTTATAAAACTGATGGGGTTCTCATCTCACAAAGAAAATTTGCTATTGATCTACTCAAAGAATATGACTGTATGTCCTACAGTGGACTGTCATCCCCCATGATCCCTCAGTTAAGTTACAGGTTAAGGTTGGTGCTGTCTTGAATGACCCTACATATTATAGGAAGCTTGTTGGATAGCTGAACTTCCTTACTAATACCAGGTTTCACATTGCTTATGGAATCCAACACCTTAGCCAATTTATGCAGGACCCCAGGGAACCTCATCTTAAGGATGTTTTTTCACTTGTTACCATATTTGAGAAGTGATCCAACACTGGGGATCTTCTTCTCTAATGATCCAAACTGTACTATCCAGGCATATCGTGACTCCGACTGGGTTGCTTATCCAGACTCCAAAAGGTCAGTTAGTGGCTACATAGTTCTCTTGGGAGATATCCCCATAAATTGGAAATCCATGAAACAAGAAACTGTCTCCCTTTCCTTAGCTGGGGCAATAGATCTCTCCGAAAAGTTGTTGGTGAACTCACTTGGTTGTGCAAATCGCTGGAGGAGCTAGCTGTTCCATTTCCAAAGCCTGTCACTGTCTTTTGTGATAGCCAATCAGCTCTCCATATagctaaaaataatatttttcatgaACGGACCATGCACATTGGTGGATTGTCATTTTGTACGAGCCAAACTTCAAGAAAGATTGATCAATTTGACTCATGTTCCTACCCATGCTCAATAGGCAGACATCCTCACCAAAGCCTTGACTGAAGTTAAACATTGTGGGGTTCTCAGCAAGTTGCCAGTGCAGTCCGCACCTCCAACTTGAGGGGTGATGGGTATTGAACTATATGTATTTATGTATTAGTAGTGATTAGTTGTAACTAATACTATGGCATGAGGTGAGACACACATGTGTCTCTATATATATGTACTTATCTGGAACCTTCTTCCAATAATGAGAATATACAATACATTTTCCATCTCTCGAATATTTGTAGCTCTCTCTCTCatctaggggtgttcaaaaccgaactgaaaccgaaaatcgaaccgcAAAAGTGGCTTAatagcttattggtatcgggttaataatttaacggatggggaacatattaatttttttttattaacaaCTTATTGGTtcgggggcggattattcaattttcttaacggataatccattaacccattatatatatatttatccaTATGTTACTATGTATCTTAAAGTAATAAAAATACCTTCCACATTCCACAATTCCACTTCCACTGACCACTGCCATTGTATTACTCTATTAGACTAGAAACCCTATTCTTACTTTCCGTTAGAAACCCAGAAGCCAGCCCTCTTGCCTCTCCCTCTCGCCGTCTCGTATGTCCCTCTCGTCGACAAGCCTCTCCCTCTCGCTGACTCACCGTCTCCCTCTCGCCATAGCCAGAGAAGCAGATGTAAGTTTTCATTAAAGCTATTTGAATAGGTTTGGCGCTTATAACAATGAATGAAGCACTTATGTGGACCGATGTCCAATATTTCTTACAGGCAGCTCAGCAGCTTAGCTATCAGTGGAAGCTCATGCGTATGGGAGAAGAACctgctgttgatacccaatttttctctcatatttttaaaaatacatatatactttcaaaatagcatattttcatcatcatttagtttacaaacctatacaagcatattttcataatttttagagctttaaattaattttcttatatttttattatataaatatcagtaattatcctttaaattattttgtgatgacctaATTacccaaaattattattttcacccATAATAAATGTTTCAAACATTTCTATTCTATTTTTTATAATTGCATTagcatttttaagctatttatctaattttgcaataatggcctatattctacaaataattgcgtttattatgttatttatgccgaagtatcatttttatatttttataatattgagttattattttcagTCATATTATTTCACAAGTAGCATTTTATTATCTATtagttattttataaattatttttaaaataattattgtgTATTTAATAGCTGGCCCAAAACAAGCCAATTTTCGGACCTAAAACTACCGAGACCTTAGCCCAATTACCCCAAGCCCAACACAGCTAACCCACTAACCCCAATCCGGTCGGTACCCACTTTACACGACCCGCCCCAACTTTCTTTTAATTCTGGCTGTTGATCTATCAAGATCAATGACCCACAATTAAACCCTCCCTTTAACTAACCTAACTCCTAACCCTAACCACCGTTAACCCTTTGCCCGCCGCCTCTGTATCCTCCCATATCCCTTCTCCCTCCtttagaaaccctagccgcctcccctATCTTCTCCAAATTCTAGTAAATCATGGACTCCCTATGTGATTTACTTACCTTTTATATGTTACCTCGTTATTGTCTGCAAGACTATGATGTTATATGGTACTTGCCccaattttggcaagtaccagtACCCAAACGGGATTCCACCGCCTTCAATCTATGAGATTTAGATGATATTTCGTCTATATGCACTCTATATGGTCCGATTCAGCGAGATCTTCAACTATTTATGCTTCCTTTCAAACTAGGGCTTGAATTTTTCCCTTGTTCCTTACTGATTCTTGACTGATACTTTTCCTTTTCCGTGTTTGACTATTCTTTTCCTTATTCCTATTTAATCTGCCATGTTTCCCTATTTTCTACTTTATTTTGCCCTAAATCTGactctaaataattttttatatgatATTTTCATTATTCTCTATTTAATCTTCtgtattcctttatttttagtattatttgcaTGATAATTACTATTCCCTATTTATTTACTGAACCCCTTTGTTTCACGCCCTAAAACCCGATTCTAATTGATTCTAgtatatttttccttatttgtgtttgaatAATTTGTTTTCCATGTTTACTTGGTTGATTTCtatactatataaacccctctcaTGAAACACCTTAAGGGAGAGATTTCTGAACCCTAATTTCGGCTACTATTTTCACTACTCTCTCACTCACTCACTGTTACCTTAAaacactctgaaattattgaatAACCTCCtctggtgcaagcactgctcgaagCTCATTTTCGAGGCTCTTgcgaactctgaagcatcggggaTTTTGGGTTTTTgctactatactctgcactttttTAATTCTGCTACTGGTTAGTATTTAAACCCTCATAATATTTACTTTCTTCCCTTCTTTCTACACATGTATCTGAATTTTGGTTCAACTATGATGGTGTTCAACTTGATGTCATTCTGTGTTAATTGACGCATGAGAGTAGTGTACTGTTCATGTCATGACTCACTATGATTTGCATTCTGTAATTCCCTATCTCCTAAGACTAGTTCTGCACCCTGTAACATCTTTACATGTTAATTTTGAACTTCAATATTGTGGTTGTATATTGTTTCTGCCTATTATATTTAGATAATGCCCTAACTTTTACTTGAATGAACTTTTACTAAGTCTTGTGTATGTTGGAGTACTTTTTGTAATACTGCCCAAATATTTGTTTTAAACTTGTATCTTGCTACCCTGATTTTCTAAAGGCAAACATTCTATTTCAACTGACTAGGACCTTGCTCCTAGGTCAACATGCTTTTTCAGTATGCCTTGGTTTACTTGCTACTTTCTCCTTTTTGTGATAATCAATATATGTATACCTCTATTATGTCCAAGTATTTATATGGCCTTAGGTTAGACTTGACTTAATTTAGGCCCTTAAATGTCAACTAGTGCAATCTAggtatgtttacaaacttgtttttcTTTTCCTATGATGCTTGTCTATGTGATGCTTTGCTATTGAACTTTGCTGAATTTTGCTGGTCTACATGACCAGTTATGCTATATGATCACTCTGGAAATTTTTGTCCACTCTCTTTACTTGTTGCTTTGGTATTCTGAATTCCTATTCTtagccggctaaaagccaaggctacctaggttctCTGTTGGCCTCCCTAGTGCGAGCACTACTCAGGGTCCAATTGAGGACCTTGTGAACTCTAACGCACTAGGGGCTCGGCCCTAGTCACTCCTCTTAACCTCCAAACTATCCCTAATGCCATACTTCCCTATCATGTACTGTATTCTATGTTTGTTGCTCTAAGTGATGCGATATTTGGTGTTATGGCTCATTGAAAGGGGTCTGAACTCCCCTATGGACCTGTGATCATGTGGTTCTTTGTTGAAGGTCTAAGTCTGCTATGCCAGAAGTTTTGAAGGCCTAGTAAGGCTAAGTATTTAGTTATTCTATTTGGGCCTGCTATAGGGCTGCCTATTGCCATGTAATATTACTACTTTATTATTaatttgggtctgtaataataatctttgtataaaggattggggtgttagtaaatgGGGATGGGGTAGATTCTAATATTAACGTATGATGGGTAGAAAATATATCTATAGGATTGAATTATACTTTGCCTTATGTTGTTCATTCTCTATGTACACTGTAGAAATCGTGCCATTAGGGAAACACACACACTTGCACTACTTGTTTATTAGTAAAGCCAGAACTCAAATGTCTCAATATCTTTGTAGCTATATGTTGATTAGAGAACCTGCCCGTAGGAAATATTGTTGAATTTTCTGTTAATTTGCATTACTAGGGATCGTGCCTATAGGACTCTAATCATATCATTTGTTATGGTATTGCATATTTTACCTAGAGAAATCTGCCTATAAGGTCTAACATTAAAATCAGACTCCTCAATTGTTaatcgttagaaatcctgcctataggacgcCACTGCTCGCCTTAATAACTGGTAATGACGCCCTTTAAACACTGTTCATCACTCACTTAGGCCATTATCAAGTGTATGAGTAATTCTGAATTCCCACTCCCTCTATCACATAACTCACCTAGGCGCAACAATTATAGGGCTCGTAATTGAGGAGTTTGCCTTCTCAATAACTAGTGTGTAATAACCTATGCAATTCTGTCTATGAATCTTGTTGGTTCCTGAATCTGCTTGCGTGCCTTGATGCCTGTCacctagaaattatgcctatagggaGTTAAGTTCCTTAATTCTGAATTGCCTAACATGAAAAACCtgtttcgcgtgcatttgttatttaagtgtggaggcaaacttgagccttaaattgccatatttgaagtccaatgtgtttttgTATGTCGCTTAGTTTTAACATTTCTAagcagcctaagtgaggtctagaactatccaaaatagaggtctaatacctcctagaccataggcacgagacaggtagtgcacgcatgtcacgacccaaaatcccacccgtcgtgatggtgcctatctcaatactaggcaagccgacaatctcaataaaccacatattcttttaaatttgaaaagagaatgattaaattcagcggaagaaatctcacaagtacaaatataaatactctcaaaacttggtgtcactgagtacatgagcatctaatatgattacaagtctggaaaatacggtctatgatagtctgagaccaaatacagtacaCAACGAGAtaggaaaggagagacaaggtctgcgaaacacaatAACTACCTCAGAATCTTCGAAAAATTAACtgcgcgaaagaatcaacacccgttatgtccgggaacacctggatctgcacacgaagtgcagggtatagtatgagtacaaccaactcagtaagtaacaataataaataaggaactggagatagtgacgagctacacaattatagtttattttcagtaattccagcaaggaatagacatgctttcaaatccagcatttTAAGTCAAATTAATTCTATACAATTTAAGTTCATGTATTCcggatataaaaatctttcaaaaaatttcacaacaatgacagatagcaactaagtgcaacaacaaatgaaaagcaagtacagcctctcacgACAACAATCACTAACTGGGCTCCCATCccttagcactcacactcaatgcgtacccgcgctcactgggaatgtacagactccggaggggctcctacaacccaagcactataattcgcacggacaactcacgtgctgcgcggataactcacgtgctatagtatcaatatctggatccgcacggacaactcacgtgctatagtataatatctcacaatcagaccctcggcctcgctcagtcataaatctctccagtctctcgggctctcaacaatcatgaaaatagcccaaacaacaataatatgatgcatcaataatgaacaatagagactgggataaaataaatcaagtaaaatgtgactgagtataaaacaacaatttaagcagatagttcaatatgtattcgacctctatgggtcccaacagtaccaacatatagcctaaacatggtttctaacatgtcttacagtcaaattttcacaacacatagagagcacatagctaacaacaagttattcaactttataatTTCCACGGgactgaccaagtcacaatctcctcggagcacgctcacacgcctgtcacctagcatgttcgtcacctccaaagtaatcacatgatacgaAAATCCGGGGtctcataccctcaggaccagatttataactgttacttacctcaaaccgtgaaattcttattctgcaaatgtcttttcctcgtgaattgtcctccaaacacctcgaatctggccataaataattcaattcagtcaataaaatttattggaattaattccataaaaatgctaattttccataaaaatccaaaatttggctcaaaaatcgcccgtggggtccacgtctcggaacccgataaaagttataaaatccaaacacccattctgatacgagttcaaccataccaattttatcaaatttcgataacaactcgacctccaaatcttaaatatttatttttggaagattttgcaaaaatcttgatttcttccatttaaatccgaaataaatgatgaatataaccatataatcatgaagtataatcactttcggatatagaacacttatcccaatctaTATGGTAAAAATTGCCTAAAATATctcttcaatccgagctccatagctccaaatattttacaaatggctgaaacctcgaaacatagctactgcccaggtatttactcttcgcgatcacgaagcacaaaatttttcatccccaaaattgctcttcgcgattgcggaaaaccaatcgcgatcacgaagaacaaactccccaactcttccagatagcctctagtataatggtcataactttttgtacaaacttcAAATTGAAAATAGtttaactttttgaaaactagacatcaagagctacaacttttatttttggattatctccaaattccttatagattgcgagatataagcttccaaaatcgggtcagtacaacaaatattttgttctacctgatcgcgaaagagcttccgcgattgcgattcacaaggccccaaactgttgtttgctcttcgcgaacgcaaccaaatgttcgcgatcgcgatgctcaCCTTTGTAGGgagaaaccagcaactaaaagtggcttagaaatggtccgaaaccaccccgaaactcacccgactcctcgggacctcaaccaaatataccaacaagacctaaaacatcatacgaacttagtcgaagcctcgaatcacatcaaacacactaaaaccacgaatcacacctcaattcaagtctaatgaactttgaactttcaaattctatatcttgtaccgaaatatgtcaaataaatccggaatgaatttaaattttgcacacaagtcataaattacataacgaaactattccaatttccggaatcggattccgacctcgatataaaaaagtcaacccccggtcaaacttctcaaaattcaactttcagcatttcaagcttaattccactacggacctccaaataattttttggacacactcctaagtccaaaatcaccatatggagctattggaatcataagaattaaattccgaggtagTTTACGCATAAGTCAATATCAGGTCAACTAtatcaacttaagcttccaacatgaaaatttattcttccaagctaacttcgAAATACTTTAAAACCAAAATAGACAattcacacatgtcataatatctcgtaggaagttatttcaagacttcaaatagttgaaaggagcgtaaatactcaaaacgaccggtcgggtcgttacaatttcccccacttaaacatacgttcgtcctcgaacgtgcgaaCGTTCCAAGAGTTGTtattaaccttcaaatctctattccaccttaccacgcacatacccgagagtgatctcacatcaccctattctatatagtcCTGACCACACAacctaactgaaaatcattaatttaaccttagcccaaaaaccttggagccaaattctaacatccataattcttttcaagacccgaatctcacatctacatactctataagcctgaacaagttgtatccagccataaccataatcccagatataatcgcataacatactacacaactcgcatactcgtaataCCATTTTTGATCACAGTAACTAcgcaaaaccaaccaagtactagtataaaacctcatatcaagccaaacctcgttccaaaaacctttgtacactactgttattaaaagaaacatgcagaaatcccatgaccccttatcagagcaacaagtcatggagctctgtcgccccaaccagaaccataatcactttctaagtcgactttcaatattatcctcccgaatataccgtaatcaaacctgatagtatccattctaggtccaatgaccttatattattatacacaactatcccatagacacgccacatcaatataactcaagccacaactgcgcaatctgtgtacccaaatatgggagatgtctcaagaaagagaaccgtattgcaagttcaacaagcgccactacaaccgcaatgttacaaccaactcctcaaatttcgtgaagaggataactgtAGGCGCATATgcataattgtagaggaaggaaattaatgaatcagataaattatcatagaaataaaattctcacacatggcacggacaactcatgtgccaataataagaatcacccggcatggtcacaatCCTCCAGTCTcatcatatcatacatgagcaactaaacaagtacacttgtatatgataatgaaataatattctcatgctcctggactggtataaatagcacgccataaggtaagcatgtgcaaagtctgctatcacacttcaaatcagcaattttTTTAACgtagaattagtaactaccccgtttatttagggaatcatcttctttgtaacctcaagtatatcccaaatagttctcaacaaaggtacgaatacttttcgcttaacagtcaactttaggcatataatagcctaagcattcttccgagtatgaatacttgctctaatgcccgcacatgggctcaaacctcacatatatgcgcactcatagcgcatagctatcacaaataattaacacaactagtgcctccaccgagttttaaataaaatagtcaccttaAATAGGTCACAACCCcgaaataatatacttctgagaactcccagtctccaaattcatctaACACATGAATcatcgtaactgatcccaactccagcactcgaatgactaacacatttttcatgcacgatcatcccacgaggaatactttcataattcttccgtgccacatagcattAATTTGAATAACAAttgtctatcaaccaggtgagtactgcaataccgatgaacatctgtaagtcaaaacacaacgcgccttgtgaaatgtgcacccttcttaggaattaccgagcagttataacattcatcgaaatatttgaaactgaccatgctgtccaacattcgt is drawn from Nicotiana tomentosiformis chromosome 12, ASM39032v3, whole genome shotgun sequence and contains these coding sequences:
- the LOC138903396 gene encoding uncharacterized mitochondrial protein AtMg00810-like: MEKVNQLKSFLHNTFKIKDLGKLHYFLGLEVLYKTDGVLISQRKFAIDLLKEYDCFTLLMESNTLANLCRTPGNLILRMFFHLLPYLRSDPTLGIFFSNDPNCTIQAYRDSDWVAYPDSKRSVSGYIVLLGDIPINWKSMKQETVSLSLAGAIDLSEKLLVNSLGCANRWRS